A window of Fictibacillus halophilus contains these coding sequences:
- a CDS encoding DedA family protein yields the protein MKDLVISLLEWIMSLGHLGIALGLMVEVIPSELVLSYGGYMVSQGHLNFTLSVIAGTIGGTIAQLFLYWMGYYGGRPFLEKYGKYVLISKKQIDLSERWFNKYGTGVIFFARFIPVVRHAISIPAGIAKMSFAKFTLFTTLAVIPWSIFFIELGSRLGSNWEDIKTIAAPYTRGIMIIAVVVIFLFILYKVKKK from the coding sequence ATGAAAGATTTAGTGATTTCTTTATTAGAATGGATTATGAGTTTAGGACACTTAGGCATTGCACTTGGTTTGATGGTTGAAGTGATTCCGAGTGAGCTGGTTTTATCTTATGGAGGGTATATGGTGTCTCAGGGACACTTGAACTTCACTCTGAGTGTTATTGCTGGAACGATCGGAGGAACAATAGCACAGCTCTTTTTGTATTGGATGGGATATTACGGAGGTCGTCCATTTCTTGAGAAATATGGAAAGTATGTACTGATCTCGAAAAAGCAGATCGATTTATCAGAAAGATGGTTCAATAAATATGGGACAGGTGTCATCTTTTTTGCACGATTTATTCCGGTTGTGAGACATGCAATAAGCATTCCGGCGGGAATCGCGAAAATGTCATTCGCTAAGTTTACATTGTTCACAACATTAGCGGTTATACCTTGGTCGATCTTCTTTATAGAATTAGGTAGCCGACTTGGCTCTAACTGGGAGGATATAAAAACAATCGCAGCTCCCTACACACGAGGAATCATGATCATAGCCGTTGTTGTTATCTTTTTGTTCATTCTTTATAAAGTAAAGAAGAAATAG
- a CDS encoding adhesin, producing the protein MDITLSAKKYIEEVLEMNNANGIRVYFSGMGUGGPKLGLALDEPENTDIIEEINGIRVAFDPRIKEQTSALKLDFEDSKHGSGLVMLGQDDCC; encoded by the coding sequence ATGGATATAACATTAAGCGCAAAGAAGTATATAGAAGAAGTGCTTGAAATGAATAACGCCAATGGAATAAGAGTTTACTTCTCAGGAATGGGCTGAGGCGGTCCTAAGCTTGGCCTGGCTCTGGATGAGCCTGAAAACACAGACATTATTGAAGAAATCAACGGAATACGAGTGGCCTTTGATCCAAGGATCAAAGAGCAGACTTCTGCATTAAAACTAGACTTTGAAGATTCTAAACATGGATCGGGTCTTGTGATGCTCGGACAGGACGATTGCTGTTAA
- a CDS encoding thermonuclease family protein, which yields MLKTKMLVSVISALLLISGCSYLTSNDEKRIPVKVEKVIDGDTIKVRVDGKLETVRFLLVDTPESVHPSKPVQPFSKEASTYTLDMLEGADVQLELGIGERDKYGRLLAYVYADGQSVQENLLKKGLARVAYVFEPNTKYVDQYERIQKQAQKDSVGIWSIENYVQEEGYVSDDVEQPEQAINKECKIKGNISSSGDKIYHLESGRYYKMTKPEKWFCTEKEAMDSGFRKSKQ from the coding sequence ATGTTAAAAACGAAAATGTTAGTCTCTGTTATTAGCGCATTACTCCTGATCTCTGGCTGTAGTTATCTGACTTCTAACGACGAAAAACGAATTCCTGTAAAAGTTGAAAAGGTTATTGACGGTGATACGATTAAAGTTCGAGTTGATGGAAAATTAGAAACCGTCCGCTTTCTGCTCGTCGATACGCCGGAAAGTGTTCATCCTTCCAAACCTGTTCAGCCATTTAGCAAAGAAGCTAGTACATACACATTAGATATGTTAGAAGGCGCTGATGTTCAGTTAGAACTTGGAATTGGAGAACGGGATAAATACGGTCGTCTTCTCGCGTACGTATATGCAGATGGCCAAAGCGTTCAGGAAAACCTGCTAAAGAAAGGATTAGCACGTGTAGCCTATGTGTTTGAGCCAAATACGAAGTATGTAGATCAGTACGAACGTATCCAAAAGCAAGCCCAAAAAGACAGTGTTGGTATTTGGAGCATAGAGAACTATGTGCAAGAAGAAGGTTATGTTTCAGATGATGTTGAACAGCCTGAACAAGCCATAAATAAAGAGTGTAAGATTAAAGGTAATATTAGCTCTTCTGGAGATAAAATTTATCACCTAGAGAGTGGACGATATTATAAAATGACAAAGCCCGAAAAATGGTTTTGTACAGAAAAAGAAGCGATGGACTCAGGATTTAGAAAATCTAAACAATAA
- a CDS encoding cupredoxin domain-containing protein, with amino-acid sequence MLKKSLWLAAIAVLAIGILAACGGGKDKEKSTKNAEETITIEASNFKFDKKEYEIPANKDVALKLENVDGNHAVMIEGEDVNVTGGSSDVVNLKPGEYTLRCSVPCGNGHADMVSKLVVK; translated from the coding sequence ATGCTTAAAAAATCTTTATGGCTTGCAGCGATCGCCGTTCTTGCTATTGGAATTCTAGCAGCTTGCGGTGGAGGAAAAGACAAGGAAAAAAGTACAAAGAATGCGGAAGAAACGATCACAATTGAAGCTAGCAATTTTAAGTTCGATAAAAAAGAATATGAAATTCCAGCAAATAAAGACGTAGCTCTTAAACTAGAAAACGTTGATGGCAATCACGCGGTCATGATCGAAGGAGAAGACGTGAACGTAACTGGTGGCTCTTCTGATGTTGTAAATTTAAAGCCTGGTGAATATACATTACGATGCAGCGTTCCTTGTGGAAACGGTCATGCAGATATGGTATCAAAACTTGTTGTAAAATAA
- a CDS encoding IucA/IucC family C-terminal-domain containing protein — protein sequence MSILLSTPKSNGWTAEEKNHISSNYRFSFQAPYENEVVVSAEQLLNADNLLQFLDQTGPRIGSNKRPVTASLFFKRYAYCSLTSCLYGMTILNKSFDMNIKNVYLIDHNSDSMWLPSFTLKDASARIADEFRVDWRSSVIETLFKENMSVMLNHIASTARISKATLWENAWIYIRWVYETWLTEEHPAEVKRRIQEDYAFFMEAPAFHFGLTKNPFHRFTAPIGCGPTKTRKTCCLYYKTENGTCCSTCPKR from the coding sequence ATGTCAATACTCCTCAGTACGCCTAAGTCAAACGGTTGGACAGCAGAAGAAAAAAACCATATCAGTTCGAACTATCGCTTCTCTTTTCAAGCGCCATATGAGAATGAAGTTGTCGTGTCTGCCGAACAATTGTTGAACGCTGATAATCTACTGCAATTTTTGGATCAAACAGGACCACGTATCGGTTCGAACAAACGCCCTGTAACGGCCTCTCTATTCTTTAAACGATATGCGTATTGCAGTTTAACTTCTTGTTTATATGGCATGACCATCCTTAACAAGTCATTTGATATGAACATAAAAAATGTCTATCTTATCGATCACAACTCCGACAGCATGTGGCTTCCATCATTCACACTGAAAGACGCATCAGCTCGCATTGCTGACGAATTTAGAGTGGACTGGCGTTCTTCTGTCATAGAAACACTTTTTAAAGAGAACATGTCAGTCATGTTGAATCATATAGCAAGTACGGCACGCATCTCAAAAGCAACACTTTGGGAGAACGCTTGGATCTACATACGGTGGGTTTATGAAACGTGGTTAACAGAAGAACATCCGGCAGAAGTTAAAAGAAGAATTCAAGAAGATTATGCATTCTTTATGGAAGCACCAGCATTTCATTTTGGGTTAACGAAGAACCCATTCCATCGTTTTACAGCTCCGATCGGCTGCGGACCTACTAAGACCCGTAAGACGTGCTGCCTTTATTACAAAACAGAAAACGGGACTTGTTGTTCTACTTGTCCAAAGCGATAA
- a CDS encoding ABC transporter ATP-binding protein, producing the protein MAVITTSNLTLAYGKDPIIDELNLQIPKGKITVLIGSNGCGKSTLLRSMARLLTPKHGHVLLNGKDVAKRSTKQVAKELAILPQGPIAPEGLTVLQLVKQGRFPYQSWLQQWSKEDEEAVMNALRATNLIPFMETPVDSLSGGQRQRAWIAMTLAQGTDTILLDEPTTYLDMTHQIEILDLLFELNEKEKRTIVMVLHDLNLACRYAHHIVAIQDKTVYAQGAPEEIMNEQLVEDVFQMSSTVIPDPVFGTPMCIPYGKGRVVRHVNTPQYA; encoded by the coding sequence ATGGCTGTAATAACAACCTCTAACCTAACATTAGCTTATGGAAAAGACCCGATTATCGACGAGTTAAACCTGCAGATTCCAAAAGGTAAAATCACCGTCTTAATCGGAAGCAATGGTTGTGGAAAATCCACTCTGTTACGTTCAATGGCTCGACTGCTAACTCCGAAACACGGTCATGTACTGTTAAATGGAAAAGATGTTGCAAAACGTTCTACCAAGCAAGTTGCAAAAGAACTAGCAATCCTGCCGCAAGGACCAATTGCTCCTGAAGGATTAACTGTACTGCAGCTCGTTAAGCAAGGGCGCTTTCCTTATCAATCATGGTTGCAACAATGGTCAAAAGAAGACGAAGAAGCCGTGATGAACGCGCTTCGTGCGACAAATCTTATTCCTTTTATGGAAACACCGGTAGATTCACTTTCAGGTGGACAGCGTCAACGTGCTTGGATCGCTATGACACTAGCTCAAGGAACAGATACCATTCTCTTAGATGAACCTACTACTTACTTAGACATGACTCATCAAATTGAGATTCTCGATCTGCTGTTTGAGTTAAATGAAAAAGAAAAGCGAACAATAGTTATGGTGCTTCATGATTTGAATCTTGCTTGCCGTTATGCTCATCATATTGTAGCGATTCAGGATAAAACCGTCTACGCACAGGGTGCACCTGAAGAAATTATGAACGAACAATTAGTAGAAGATGTATTCCAAATGTCGAGCACTGTAATTCCTGATCCAGTTTTCGGCACACCAATGTGTATTCCATATGGAAAGGGGCGAGTCGTTCGACATGTCAATACTCCTCAGTACGCCTAA
- a CDS encoding FecCD family ABC transporter permease, which translates to MRKYWVLQRKSFSFLIDKKTTVSIIALTFAAVAAMLISIGVGDMYIAPWDVFNALIGTGLDINQLIITEFRLPRVLVAFIAGASLALSGAILQGIIRNPLASPDMIGITGGAGFAAVAFLTMFSDDSNNLLLSINYLPLFAFGGATIVAFLIYALAWKDGVTPIRLILIGIGLMALLQALTTLMMLMGPIYRASQATIWLTGTVYGTSWNEVKALLPWFIGLIPILVLLVRRLNIQGFGDDLTKGAGISVHRERFLLLMVCTALAGSAVAFAGAMGFVGLIGPHIARRISGSSFGGLFPASALIGGIMVVLADLAGRTLFSPLEVPAGVFTAAIGAPYFIYLLFKNQ; encoded by the coding sequence ATGAGAAAGTACTGGGTCTTACAGCGAAAATCATTTTCTTTTTTAATTGATAAAAAAACGACTGTTAGCATAATTGCCCTAACATTCGCAGCAGTAGCTGCCATGCTAATAAGTATCGGTGTCGGTGATATGTATATCGCACCGTGGGATGTGTTCAATGCATTAATCGGAACTGGGCTTGATATTAATCAGCTCATCATTACTGAATTTAGACTGCCAAGGGTTTTAGTCGCGTTCATTGCAGGAGCCTCACTTGCTCTTTCAGGTGCCATCCTGCAAGGTATTATCCGAAACCCTTTAGCATCTCCCGATATGATCGGAATAACCGGTGGGGCAGGTTTTGCTGCAGTTGCCTTTCTGACTATGTTCAGTGATGACTCAAACAATCTTTTATTAAGTATCAATTATTTACCACTGTTTGCATTTGGTGGCGCTACTATCGTCGCTTTCTTGATCTATGCATTAGCTTGGAAAGACGGGGTTACACCTATCCGCCTCATATTAATAGGAATCGGCCTCATGGCTTTATTACAGGCCCTAACAACGCTCATGATGCTCATGGGACCGATCTATAGAGCGAGTCAAGCCACTATATGGCTTACTGGAACGGTGTACGGTACTTCCTGGAACGAAGTAAAAGCATTGCTGCCTTGGTTTATTGGATTGATTCCAATCTTAGTCCTTCTCGTCCGCCGTTTGAACATTCAAGGATTCGGTGATGACCTTACTAAAGGAGCAGGAATCTCCGTTCACCGTGAACGATTCTTACTGCTTATGGTATGTACAGCTCTTGCTGGTTCAGCGGTAGCATTTGCAGGGGCAATGGGCTTTGTTGGACTTATCGGACCACATATCGCTAGAAGAATCTCAGGCTCATCGTTCGGCGGCTTGTTCCCAGCTTCGGCTTTAATCGGGGGTATTATGGTCGTATTGGCTGACCTTGCCGGACGTACTTTGTTCTCACCATTAGAAGTACCGGCCGGTGTTTTTACGGCGGCGATCGGTGCTCCCTACTTTATCTATCTTTTATTTAAAAACCAATAA
- a CDS encoding FecCD family ABC transporter permease → MNGILYGNKTKTAGLIIGIMIALIIMVMSVVLGYTNTSLKQAIEAYTAFNGSNEHLIIQLSRVPRSLVGMAVGISLGIAGVLMQALTRNPIASPDIFGVNAGAGFFIVFGVTFLGISSIQQFMWIGFLGAAVAAGLAYALGSAGQGGLTPVKLTLAGAVMAALFASLTQGMLVTNEKALDEVLFWLAGSVEGRKLSMLAAVLPALVIAWVISILLSRQLNAFALGEDVAISLGQKTVVFKLAAALMVIILAGGSVAIAGPISFIGIVVPHFARYLVGNDHRWIVPYSAIIGGIMLVVADIGARYIIMPEEAPVGVVTALIGTPFFIYIVRKGIFQK, encoded by the coding sequence ATGAACGGAATATTATACGGAAATAAAACTAAGACAGCCGGGCTAATCATTGGCATAATGATTGCGCTCATTATAATGGTCATGAGCGTTGTGCTAGGTTATACGAACACTTCACTCAAACAAGCCATTGAAGCATATACGGCTTTTAACGGTTCGAACGAACATTTAATTATTCAACTTTCTCGAGTTCCGCGTTCACTTGTAGGTATGGCTGTTGGAATCTCTTTAGGTATTGCCGGAGTCCTCATGCAAGCGCTAACTCGAAATCCAATTGCATCTCCAGATATATTTGGTGTTAATGCCGGTGCTGGATTCTTTATTGTTTTTGGTGTTACGTTCCTCGGAATCTCTTCTATACAGCAATTTATGTGGATCGGTTTCTTAGGAGCTGCAGTCGCTGCAGGATTGGCTTACGCATTAGGTTCTGCTGGTCAAGGTGGACTTACACCCGTCAAATTAACACTAGCCGGAGCTGTTATGGCCGCTCTTTTTGCATCTCTCACGCAAGGAATGCTCGTCACCAATGAAAAAGCACTAGATGAAGTTCTATTCTGGCTAGCCGGTTCAGTAGAAGGAAGAAAACTTTCTATGCTAGCAGCTGTTTTACCGGCACTTGTTATCGCTTGGGTGATTTCCATCTTATTATCAAGGCAGTTAAACGCCTTTGCACTTGGTGAAGATGTTGCCATCAGTTTAGGTCAAAAAACAGTCGTTTTTAAACTAGCGGCAGCACTCATGGTTATCATACTAGCTGGAGGATCAGTTGCAATAGCCGGCCCTATCAGTTTCATAGGTATTGTTGTTCCTCATTTTGCTAGATATCTCGTCGGAAATGATCACCGCTGGATCGTGCCATACTCTGCTATTATCGGTGGCATTATGCTCGTCGTTGCAGATATCGGCGCACGTTATATTATCATGCCTGAAGAAGCACCTGTTGGAGTTGTAACAGCTCTTATCGGTACACCATTCTTCATATATATTGTTCGAAAAGGAATTTTTCAAAAATGA
- a CDS encoding ABC transporter substrate-binding protein, whose amino-acid sequence MKRITYKWLAFAAVLTLMLALAACGGKDKAKEEKSEGSSESYKIEHAMGTTEVKENKRVVVLTNEGTEAALALGVKPVGAVKSWLGDPWYDHIKDDMKGVEVVGDESAVNVEKIAALKPDLIIGNKQRQEKQYDELNKIAPTVFAEELRGDWKINFELYAKAVDKEEKGKEVLAAFDKRIEDIKKEAADQLKTEVSVVRFLPGTSRIYHKDSFSGVILDQIGFARPGDQNKDDFMEEVTQERIPDMNGDILFYFTYEEGDGKATETEKEWTGNPLWKNLEVVKEDKAYKVSDAIWNTAGGVKAANLMLDDLEKYFLEK is encoded by the coding sequence ATGAAAAGAATTACATACAAATGGCTTGCATTCGCAGCTGTGTTAACATTAATGCTTGCATTAGCAGCTTGCGGCGGAAAAGATAAAGCAAAAGAAGAAAAATCAGAAGGATCTTCTGAGTCCTATAAAATAGAACATGCGATGGGTACAACAGAAGTTAAAGAAAACAAGCGAGTAGTTGTCTTAACAAACGAAGGTACTGAAGCAGCACTTGCTCTTGGCGTTAAACCGGTTGGAGCCGTTAAATCTTGGTTAGGTGATCCTTGGTATGATCACATTAAGGATGACATGAAAGGCGTAGAAGTCGTAGGTGACGAGAGTGCTGTAAACGTTGAGAAGATTGCAGCTTTAAAGCCTGACTTAATTATCGGAAACAAGCAGCGTCAAGAGAAACAATATGACGAACTAAACAAGATTGCACCAACTGTATTTGCAGAAGAGCTTCGTGGTGATTGGAAGATCAACTTCGAACTTTATGCAAAAGCTGTAGATAAAGAAGAAAAAGGAAAAGAAGTTCTAGCTGCATTCGACAAGCGTATTGAAGATATTAAGAAAGAGGCAGCAGATCAATTAAAAACAGAAGTTTCAGTGGTTCGTTTCTTGCCAGGAACATCTCGTATCTATCACAAAGATTCTTTCTCTGGTGTAATTCTTGATCAAATTGGATTTGCTCGTCCTGGTGATCAAAACAAGGATGATTTTATGGAAGAAGTAACGCAAGAACGCATTCCAGATATGAATGGTGACATTCTGTTCTACTTCACTTATGAAGAAGGCGACGGAAAAGCGACTGAAACAGAAAAAGAATGGACAGGCAATCCGCTTTGGAAGAACCTTGAAGTTGTAAAAGAAGATAAAGCATACAAAGTAAGTGATGCAATTTGGAATACAGCTGGCGGTGTAAAAGCGGCAAACTTAATGCTAGATGATCTTGAAAAGTATTTCTTAGAAAAATAA
- a CDS encoding MFS transporter → MKLSGEIFRNKSFLYFWLSSILAAMGDSIFMITLMWLLVQLSGSPVIVGTYILLVTMTKFSFILFGGAVVDRFSVRKLLIGSALGRGAILLLIFLVISYTQPPIYYFYITGVLFGLIDAISEPAGITFRTRLVPEKHYTQSMSLIMMAGQASGVVGPLLGAMLYALYGAKMAFLINGVAFFVAAGLFLFIKVKEVNNEKEHSSFFMGIKEGFTFFINTPVLATMAVFAFFANAAVGAVMVSLPFLMKDLDFGIKGYGWAQTSLAIGSVVAAVVFSLFVIHKPKPYMTLLICFLQGASIVLIGFFSKELAILLLLLSFVGFFEAAVNVIAPSVNHALIPPKLFGRVIGIMVIIMGISEPIAAGTAGLLIEKIGATDVFVWGGLMEMLVAIIVFSLPFIRNYKPEDKRS, encoded by the coding sequence ATGAAGTTATCTGGGGAGATTTTTCGCAATAAAAGCTTTCTTTACTTTTGGTTAAGCTCGATATTAGCGGCCATGGGCGACAGTATTTTTATGATTACACTAATGTGGCTGCTCGTTCAGCTATCAGGATCACCTGTTATTGTAGGAACATACATATTGCTTGTGACAATGACCAAGTTTTCGTTTATTCTTTTTGGCGGAGCGGTTGTTGACCGGTTCTCGGTAAGAAAACTCCTAATCGGTTCTGCTTTGGGAAGAGGAGCTATCTTGTTGTTGATATTTCTAGTCATCTCTTACACACAGCCGCCTATCTACTATTTCTACATCACAGGTGTCCTCTTTGGGCTGATTGATGCGATAAGTGAACCAGCGGGTATCACTTTTAGAACACGTCTCGTACCTGAAAAGCATTATACACAATCGATGAGCCTTATTATGATGGCAGGTCAGGCTTCTGGAGTAGTTGGCCCACTTTTAGGAGCCATGCTTTACGCCCTTTATGGGGCTAAAATGGCTTTTCTAATAAATGGAGTGGCATTCTTCGTCGCTGCGGGATTGTTTCTTTTTATAAAGGTAAAAGAGGTAAACAACGAAAAAGAGCACTCATCTTTCTTTATGGGCATTAAAGAAGGATTCACGTTTTTTATTAATACCCCTGTACTGGCAACCATGGCAGTATTCGCTTTCTTTGCTAACGCGGCTGTAGGAGCAGTGATGGTCAGCCTGCCGTTTCTAATGAAAGATTTAGACTTTGGCATTAAAGGGTATGGTTGGGCACAAACTTCACTTGCTATAGGAAGTGTAGTTGCTGCTGTTGTGTTCTCTTTATTTGTTATTCATAAACCAAAACCATATATGACGCTTTTAATATGTTTTCTGCAAGGTGCCAGCATTGTTTTGATAGGATTTTTTTCAAAGGAGCTAGCCATTTTGTTATTGCTTCTTTCGTTTGTAGGTTTTTTTGAAGCAGCTGTTAACGTCATTGCTCCAAGCGTGAATCATGCGCTTATTCCTCCTAAGCTCTTTGGCCGTGTGATCGGAATTATGGTGATTATTATGGGGATTTCAGAACCGATTGCAGCAGGGACAGCAGGACTTCTTATTGAAAAAATAGGGGCTACTGATGTTTTTGTATGGGGAGGTTTAATGGAGATGTTAGTGGCAATAATTGTGTTTTCTCTTCCGTTTATACGCAACTATAAACCAGAAGATAAGCGTTCTTAA
- a CDS encoding DUF1992 domain-containing protein — MYKKPSLEKELQQREILMKDEQTNAWFYEDHITAIVNRARKEGAFDDLEGLGKPLNLDEDLTYNPEKRLHKVMKDNNILPSWVKLGQEIDVLKEELKTYTVEFNIKKTVETINKKVFQYNLTCPPSAQRMKINLEDVLNK, encoded by the coding sequence ATGTATAAAAAACCGTCATTAGAAAAGGAACTGCAGCAACGTGAGATCTTAATGAAAGACGAGCAAACAAATGCTTGGTTTTACGAAGATCACATTACAGCTATTGTTAACCGTGCCCGTAAAGAAGGTGCATTTGATGATCTAGAAGGCTTAGGTAAGCCCCTTAACCTGGATGAAGATCTTACGTATAATCCCGAGAAGCGTCTTCATAAAGTAATGAAAGATAATAACATTCTCCCGAGTTGGGTGAAACTTGGTCAAGAGATAGACGTACTAAAAGAGGAACTAAAAACCTATACCGTAGAATTCAACATCAAAAAGACCGTAGAGACCATTAACAAAAAAGTCTTTCAGTATAACTTAACTTGTCCACCTAGTGCACAACGGATGAAGATAAATCTGGAGGACGTCTTGAATAAATAA
- a CDS encoding cupin domain-containing protein, which produces MSKKSTLNAEHYQWGDACDGWHLIKQENLSIIQERMPPHTAEVRHYHVFSHQFFFVLNGELLIEKDGEEFILSAHQGLDIPAGATHQVRNESSLPVEFLLTSYPPAQGDRVVVKKVKSISTVTL; this is translated from the coding sequence ATGTCAAAGAAAAGTACATTAAATGCAGAACATTATCAATGGGGAGATGCATGTGATGGCTGGCACCTTATAAAGCAAGAGAACCTAAGCATCATACAAGAAAGAATGCCCCCTCACACAGCTGAGGTGAGACATTATCATGTGTTTTCCCATCAATTTTTCTTTGTTTTAAACGGAGAACTGTTGATCGAAAAAGATGGTGAAGAATTTATCCTTAGCGCGCATCAAGGATTAGATATACCTGCAGGGGCAACACATCAAGTTCGAAACGAATCAAGTTTGCCTGTGGAGTTTCTTTTAACTTCTTATCCACCTGCACAAGGAGATAGAGTTGTTGTGAAAAAAGTAAAAAGTATTAGTACAGTGACCCTTTAA
- a CDS encoding magnesium transporter CorA family protein, with the protein MLMYNETANQTVRIEHFKMPKEKETIWMFYQSPEEMNQDDILQQLELHPLAKNAFTSFSEHPQLNVYANHAVVSTFYLGTENYEPVRLNLLIGESYLIVMSERKIPFREQLVKDFTNNPEHMKHVSYMLYYLMKDIVSSYLEVVDQLSDEFLKLEKSVFIDPQKREIGRDVYRWKTRLHKLRQYVEAEESIIQKMGHDDFEYANEESGFYFKDLLSSFSRVTAAFDSFKENLKGILDLQMSLKSDHMNRIMKTLTLVSAVFIPLTFIAGLYGMNFEYIPELKWRYGYFYVLTLCLALAVMIMGYFRKKRWW; encoded by the coding sequence ATGTTAATGTATAATGAGACTGCGAATCAAACGGTACGAATAGAACACTTTAAAATGCCAAAAGAAAAAGAAACCATTTGGATGTTTTATCAATCTCCAGAAGAAATGAATCAAGACGATATACTTCAGCAGCTTGAACTCCATCCGTTAGCTAAAAATGCTTTCACGAGTTTTTCAGAACATCCACAATTAAATGTCTATGCCAATCATGCTGTTGTTTCAACGTTTTATTTAGGAACAGAAAATTATGAACCAGTGAGGCTTAACCTTTTAATCGGTGAGAGCTACTTGATTGTTATGAGTGAACGAAAAATTCCTTTTAGAGAACAACTTGTTAAAGATTTTACTAACAATCCAGAACATATGAAGCATGTTAGCTATATGTTGTACTATTTGATGAAGGATATTGTGAGTTCTTATCTAGAAGTTGTCGATCAACTCTCAGATGAGTTTTTAAAGCTCGAAAAAAGTGTATTTATCGATCCACAAAAACGTGAGATCGGGCGAGATGTATACCGTTGGAAGACTCGTTTACACAAGCTTAGACAATATGTTGAAGCTGAAGAGAGCATCATTCAGAAAATGGGACATGATGACTTCGAATATGCGAACGAAGAGTCAGGTTTTTACTTTAAAGATTTGTTATCTTCTTTTTCAAGAGTAACAGCTGCTTTTGACAGTTTTAAAGAAAATTTAAAAGGGATTTTAGATCTGCAAATGTCTTTAAAATCTGATCACATGAATAGAATTATGAAAACTTTGACGCTGGTTAGTGCAGTATTCATCCCCCTTACATTTATCGCAGGCCTCTATGGCATGAATTTTGAATACATACCTGAGCTTAAATGGCGATATGGTTATTTTTACGTTTTAACTCTTTGTTTAGCTTTAGCTGTCATGATCATGGGTTATTTTAGGAAGAAAAGATGGTGGTGA
- a CDS encoding hydrolase, with protein MEKRPYYINVETGEILPIKTASTFQFEISASDEDVRHLERKFSELDSTANDTFVRSHLPYVPYSNDSDNDRYDQKLREAYQMIHDLGQEETRQFIESMSFWNPEKPQDLEKRPKD; from the coding sequence ATGGAAAAAAGACCGTATTACATTAATGTTGAAACGGGTGAGATCCTTCCGATCAAAACGGCTTCAACTTTTCAGTTTGAAATATCTGCTTCTGACGAAGACGTAAGGCATCTCGAAAGAAAGTTCAGTGAATTGGACAGTACTGCAAACGATACTTTTGTAAGATCTCATTTACCCTATGTACCTTATTCAAATGACTCAGACAATGATAGATATGATCAGAAACTAAGAGAGGCCTATCAGATGATTCATGATCTTGGTCAAGAGGAAACAAGACAATTTATTGAAAGTATGAGTTTTTGGAATCCTGAAAAACCACAAGATTTAGAAAAAAGACCAAAAGACTAG